Proteins from a single region of Thermococcus sp. EP1:
- a CDS encoding class I SAM-dependent methyltransferase: MKKHEWEEFFDREADYYLQEPFTKHTKKEIDFLLEEFKLPEGAKILDVGCGVGRHSIELAKRGYRVTGIDISQKMLEKAKEWAQKEGVEVELIKADAARFECNEEFDAAICLCEGAFSLLGLSDDPIEHDLAILRNIYKSLKPGGKFILTALSALSRIKKATNEDIASGVFDPNTMTFFEELEAPDGTKIPIRERVYVPTELYLMFKMVGFEVKAIWGGTAGRWGKRKVDMDDIEIMVVAEKPRE; encoded by the coding sequence ATGAAAAAGCACGAATGGGAAGAGTTTTTTGATAGGGAAGCTGACTATTATTTACAAGAACCCTTTACCAAACACACGAAAAAAGAAATTGATTTTTTACTGGAAGAATTTAAACTTCCAGAAGGTGCAAAAATATTAGATGTGGGCTGTGGTGTTGGAAGACATTCTATAGAGCTTGCAAAGAGAGGATATCGTGTCACAGGGATCGATATTTCCCAGAAAATGCTTGAAAAAGCAAAAGAATGGGCCCAAAAAGAGGGTGTTGAAGTTGAATTGATAAAAGCAGATGCAGCTAGGTTTGAGTGTAATGAAGAGTTTGACGCTGCGATATGTCTATGTGAGGGCGCCTTTTCATTACTTGGTTTGTCTGACGACCCAATAGAGCATGACTTAGCCATCTTAAGGAATATATATAAATCACTGAAACCGGGAGGTAAGTTCATCCTAACAGCTCTAAGCGCGCTTTCAAGAATTAAAAAAGCCACAAATGAGGATATTGCTAGTGGAGTATTTGACCCGAACACCATGACATTCTTTGAAGAACTCGAGGCACCAGATGGTACGAAAATTCCAATACGAGAACGAGTTTATGTCCCAACAGAGCTTTATTTGATGTTTAAAATGGTTGGATTTGAAGTGAAAGCCATTTGGGGAGGAACTGCTGGGAGATGGGGGAAGCGAAAGGTAGATATGGACGACATTGAAATAATGGTGGTGGCCGAGAAACCTCGAGAATAG
- a CDS encoding ABC transporter ATP-binding protein: protein MEEVPIIEMKGIVKIYPDGTKALKGVDFSVRKGEIHGLLGENGAGKTTLMKILSGMLHPTEGKILVNGKEVRFKSPADALANGIGMVHQHFTLVDVFDGLHNIILGMEGHGLFSKIDVEKARKKLQKLMDDLNFQVSLDVPVETLPVGVQQRIEILKTLYRDVDVLILDEPTAVLTPIEVKELFEVLKKLKSQGKTIIFISHKLKEVMEITDRVTVLRKGELIGTVNTSETSPKELAKMMVGREVVLKIEKPPKEAGKPVLQVQDLWVRGDRGQDAVKGLTFEVRAGEIFGIAGVEGNGQTELIEAISGLRKIVKGKVILNGKDITGRPPKELYDLGVAHIPEDRIHMGLVTEMSVAENSILGLHWRDTFRGPVGMLRWDKAKEHAAKLVENFEVLVPSIESPAKSLSGGNQQKLIVAREVSKQPEFIIASQPTRGVDVASTEYIRNYLIKLRNENKAVLLVSADLDEVLQLSDRMAIMYEGKFVGIVKPEEVTEEQIGLMMGGIKHES, encoded by the coding sequence ATGGAAGAAGTACCAATTATTGAAATGAAAGGGATTGTCAAGATATATCCAGACGGTACAAAAGCCCTTAAAGGTGTTGATTTTTCCGTAAGAAAAGGTGAGATTCACGGGTTATTAGGTGAGAATGGAGCTGGAAAAACGACTTTAATGAAGATACTCTCTGGAATGCTTCATCCAACAGAGGGTAAAATACTTGTGAACGGGAAAGAAGTGAGATTTAAAAGTCCTGCTGATGCTCTTGCAAATGGAATTGGTATGGTTCACCAGCATTTCACGCTGGTAGATGTTTTTGATGGACTCCACAATATTATCTTGGGAATGGAGGGTCACGGTCTCTTCTCTAAAATAGATGTTGAAAAAGCAAGGAAAAAACTGCAAAAGCTTATGGATGATTTAAACTTTCAAGTTTCCCTTGATGTTCCTGTAGAAACCCTCCCTGTTGGTGTCCAACAAAGAATTGAAATTTTAAAAACCCTCTATAGAGACGTAGATGTACTTATTTTAGATGAACCAACTGCAGTGCTTACTCCAATAGAAGTGAAAGAGCTTTTCGAAGTACTCAAAAAGCTAAAATCCCAAGGTAAAACGATCATCTTTATCAGCCACAAACTCAAAGAGGTCATGGAGATAACAGATAGAGTAACCGTTCTCAGAAAAGGAGAACTAATAGGAACTGTAAATACAAGTGAAACCTCTCCCAAAGAATTAGCCAAAATGATGGTAGGAAGAGAAGTGGTTCTTAAGATAGAGAAACCTCCAAAAGAAGCCGGTAAGCCAGTGCTACAAGTGCAAGATCTGTGGGTAAGAGGGGATAGAGGCCAAGATGCTGTAAAGGGTTTGACATTTGAAGTGAGAGCTGGGGAGATCTTTGGAATAGCAGGAGTCGAAGGGAACGGACAAACCGAACTCATAGAAGCCATAAGTGGATTAAGAAAAATTGTAAAAGGTAAGGTCATTCTTAATGGAAAAGACATCACCGGAAGACCACCAAAAGAGCTCTACGACCTTGGAGTGGCTCACATTCCAGAGGATAGGATCCACATGGGACTGGTAACCGAGATGAGTGTTGCTGAAAACTCGATCCTTGGACTTCACTGGAGAGACACATTTAGAGGCCCCGTGGGAATGCTAAGGTGGGATAAAGCTAAAGAACATGCAGCAAAACTTGTAGAGAACTTTGAGGTCTTGGTTCCAAGTATAGAGTCCCCAGCAAAGAGCTTGAGTGGAGGAAATCAACAAAAGCTTATCGTGGCAAGAGAAGTGAGCAAACAACCAGAGTTCATTATAGCCTCTCAGCCCACAAGGGGTGTTGATGTTGCTTCGACAGAGTACATAAGAAATTACTTGATAAAACTTAGGAATGAGAATAAGGCTGTTCTTTTGGTGTCTGCAGATTTGGATGAAGTTCTCCAGCTTAGTGATAGAATGGCAATAATGTATGAAGGAAAGTTCGTTGGGATCGTAAAGCCTGAAGAGGTTACTGAAGAACAAATAGGACTAATGATGGGAGGTATAAAACATGAAAGCTAA
- a CDS encoding ABC transporter permease — MKANIKGFFKPLVESLIAIIIGMLIGAIILAFSGYSPTEAYVALFDGALGSKYGWAMTLSAATPIILTALTFGLGARTGLFNIGAEGTVYFGAIAAIIFTNILGNVLIGLLGGIIAGLVWMSIPAFLKVFRGVNEVVSTIMLNWMAYFIALYIVLQKIPNPDDPNKTIAVPVSARFPIVIRGTELSWAFVISVAAALIAYYILWHTTLGYELRVSGYNERAARYGGINPKKAVIWSFLLGGIMSGLAGATEVMGRPPSYAISQGMANIYGYGFDGIGVSLVGRNHPIGIIFSGIFFGMLKAGATAMQIEAGVPLEMVRMVQGIIVVTVAIPGLLDLLKRVVRR, encoded by the coding sequence ATGAAAGCTAACATTAAAGGGTTCTTTAAGCCTCTTGTAGAAAGTCTAATAGCTATCATAATAGGAATGTTAATAGGTGCCATTATACTAGCATTCTCTGGATACAGTCCGACTGAAGCATATGTAGCCCTCTTTGATGGTGCATTAGGCTCCAAATATGGATGGGCCATGACCCTGAGTGCTGCAACACCAATAATTTTAACCGCACTAACCTTTGGACTTGGCGCAAGGACAGGTCTATTCAACATAGGTGCCGAAGGAACAGTGTATTTTGGAGCTATAGCTGCAATTATCTTCACTAATATTCTGGGAAATGTTTTAATAGGTCTTCTTGGTGGAATAATTGCGGGACTTGTGTGGATGTCCATTCCTGCCTTTTTAAAGGTCTTTAGAGGAGTTAACGAGGTTGTTTCTACAATCATGTTAAATTGGATGGCGTATTTCATTGCCTTATATATAGTCCTTCAGAAGATACCCAATCCAGATGACCCAAACAAAACCATAGCCGTCCCTGTAAGTGCGAGATTTCCAATAGTAATAAGAGGAACAGAGTTATCATGGGCCTTTGTCATTTCTGTGGCAGCAGCTCTCATAGCATATTACATTCTCTGGCATACCACATTAGGCTATGAACTAAGAGTTAGCGGATATAACGAAAGAGCAGCACGTTATGGGGGTATAAACCCCAAAAAAGCGGTGATATGGTCATTCTTACTAGGCGGAATTATGAGCGGTCTAGCTGGAGCTACTGAAGTCATGGGAAGACCACCAAGCTATGCAATAAGTCAGGGAATGGCAAACATTTATGGATATGGATTCGATGGAATTGGAGTTTCATTAGTGGGCAGAAACCATCCCATTGGAATAATATTCAGTGGAATATTCTTTGGTATGCTTAAAGCTGGAGCTACAGCTATGCAAATTGAAGCAGGAGTTCCCTTGGAGATGGTTAGAATGGTTCAGGGAATTATAGTCGTTACAGTTGCCATACCAGGACTTTTGGATCTATTGAAAAGGGTGGTGAGAAGATGA
- a CDS encoding DUF4932 domain-containing protein, translated as MKRELMAILLLLILLPSANAYQFEQNNVLIKINPNEELLSITYYLAFGHDEFVINRRAYINDVEMWFGKYKDHEAVKMLKDYFKDATTIPERDYKLFVLDAYLLQFSEPPEMRRIYTDWQDLELDKIVNVLRNFSRDTNFMEFFKAHENYYSKDLQLYSSAIMFLPPDKFMKPYMNLANIRFEFHFPYLVCIHGHSFREEVNETKIYGSGGIPPLVRRNPPKTYWGFLRAKDTIFGLPLNSVYLNNSEFDKLWVLEFIYHELGHDITTEKLDEYYGYKVKPLQYLESIIEEDMPYLAIYDIHFWGNTGMIYESFADAWAYFALSKINKDYAELSLQMEKAWGEFWIEEIISLYEKYSKIAIEENKPLDEYILNILTELSEKVPKERVKEIYEKEVPVTPLRALDDVVREGEVLIVYGTQNPDKNGVEYDKETAEIIRNYLQTFYSQWPGEIKIEIKADINLTQEDLKKDIILVGGPLSNKIVDQLDEEFPLRFVFSNGSWILVKNSEFENVRTFLITNQSIKEVKFIQKRYYSPVSLIMSIRNPYREDNYIVWIAGVDRYRTRKYKNPTYYLVSYQIYDGANIEEGFYVHS; from the coding sequence ATGAAACGGGAATTAATGGCAATTTTACTACTCCTAATACTCCTTCCAAGTGCTAATGCATACCAGTTTGAGCAAAATAATGTTCTAATAAAGATAAATCCAAATGAAGAGTTGCTCTCTATAACTTATTATCTCGCATTTGGTCATGACGAATTTGTGATCAATAGAAGAGCGTACATTAATGATGTGGAAATGTGGTTTGGAAAATACAAAGACCACGAAGCTGTGAAGATGCTCAAAGATTATTTCAAAGATGCAACGACTATTCCAGAAAGAGACTATAAACTATTCGTTCTCGATGCTTATCTTTTGCAGTTTTCAGAACCTCCTGAAATGAGAAGGATTTATACCGATTGGCAAGACCTAGAGCTCGATAAGATAGTCAATGTTTTAAGGAACTTCTCCCGAGACACAAACTTCATGGAGTTTTTTAAAGCACATGAGAACTATTACAGCAAGGATTTACAACTTTATAGCTCTGCTATAATGTTTCTCCCCCCAGATAAGTTCATGAAGCCCTACATGAATCTAGCAAACATACGTTTTGAATTCCACTTTCCATATCTAGTCTGCATTCACGGACACAGCTTTAGAGAGGAGGTTAATGAAACAAAGATATATGGTTCTGGTGGGATACCTCCGTTGGTTAGAAGAAATCCGCCAAAGACTTACTGGGGATTTCTTAGAGCAAAAGACACAATATTTGGCCTTCCATTGAACAGTGTTTATCTAAACAATAGTGAATTCGATAAATTGTGGGTTTTAGAGTTTATTTATCATGAACTTGGGCACGATATTACTACAGAAAAACTTGATGAATACTATGGCTACAAAGTTAAGCCTCTTCAGTATTTAGAGAGCATAATAGAAGAAGATATGCCATACCTAGCCATCTACGACATTCATTTTTGGGGAAATACAGGAATGATATACGAAAGCTTCGCCGACGCATGGGCATACTTTGCTTTAAGCAAAATAAATAAAGATTATGCAGAGCTTTCTCTCCAAATGGAAAAAGCGTGGGGTGAGTTCTGGATCGAAGAAATAATATCCCTCTATGAAAAGTATTCAAAGATTGCCATTGAGGAAAATAAGCCTCTTGATGAGTACATTTTAAACATACTAACTGAACTGAGTGAAAAAGTTCCGAAAGAGAGAGTTAAGGAGATCTATGAGAAAGAAGTTCCAGTAACACCTCTAAGAGCACTAGATGATGTAGTTAGAGAAGGAGAAGTTTTGATAGTCTACGGTACCCAAAATCCAGATAAAAATGGAGTGGAGTACGACAAGGAGACTGCAGAGATAATAAGAAACTACCTCCAGACTTTCTATTCTCAATGGCCTGGAGAAATAAAAATTGAAATAAAGGCCGATATAAACCTTACCCAAGAAGACCTTAAGAAAGATATAATTCTGGTAGGAGGCCCTTTAAGCAATAAAATTGTAGATCAGCTTGATGAAGAATTTCCCCTAAGATTTGTATTCTCAAACGGAAGTTGGATTTTGGTGAAAAATTCAGAATTTGAAAATGTAAGGACATTTTTGATAACAAATCAGAGTATAAAAGAAGTCAAATTCATCCAGAAGCGTTATTATTCGCCAGTTTCCCTTATCATGAGCATAAGGAATCCCTATAGAGAGGACAACTATATAGTGTGGATTGCAGGAGTAGATAGGTATAGAACAAGGAAATATAAAAATCCAACATACTATCTAGTAAGCTATCAAATATACGATGGAGCGAATATAGAGGAAGGATTCTATGTTCATTCATGA
- a CDS encoding phosphoribosyltransferase, whose amino-acid sequence MKKFPAYLASWDDIERWAKEGATKILEKEWRPDVVVGLARGGWIAARLYCDYIGVKDLVSIKVEHWGVTATPDGKARLKYGTQYDFEGKKVLIVDDIADTGESLTLAKNYVESKNPAEIKVATLLTIKTSKFQPDYFGEEIDWAWIVFPWNFVEDMINLVNNLFEEKETLTLDEIVELFKELHGMEVPKEKLEEALRFAQMRKIFKSDGQSWRKA is encoded by the coding sequence ATGAAAAAGTTTCCAGCATACTTAGCTTCTTGGGACGATATAGAAAGATGGGCTAAAGAAGGTGCAACAAAGATTCTCGAGAAAGAGTGGAGACCAGATGTTGTTGTAGGTCTTGCAAGGGGAGGTTGGATTGCCGCAAGGCTCTACTGTGATTATATTGGGGTTAAAGACCTTGTAAGTATTAAGGTAGAGCATTGGGGAGTCACGGCAACTCCAGATGGAAAAGCGAGACTGAAATATGGGACCCAGTATGACTTTGAAGGTAAAAAAGTTTTGATAGTTGATGATATAGCTGACACAGGAGAAAGCCTGACTCTTGCAAAGAACTATGTTGAGAGCAAAAACCCAGCTGAAATCAAAGTTGCAACGCTCTTGACAATCAAAACCTCGAAGTTTCAGCCAGATTATTTTGGAGAAGAAATTGATTGGGCGTGGATAGTGTTCCCATGGAATTTTGTTGAGGATATGATAAACCTTGTAAATAACCTCTTTGAGGAGAAGGAAACTCTCACTCTGGATGAAATAGTTGAGTTGTTTAAAGAATTACACGGTATGGAGGTTCCGAAAGAAAAGCTTGAGGAAGCCTTAAGATTTGCCCAGATGAGAAAGATATTTAAATCAGATGGGCAATCTTGGCGCAAAGCCTAA
- the glmM gene encoding phosphoglucosamine mutase, whose protein sequence is MGKYFGTSGIREVVNEKLTPELALNVGKALGTYLGEGKVVVGMDTRTSGEMLKNAMISGLLSTGIDVIDIGVSPTPLTGFAIRLYGADAGVTITASHNPPQYNGIKVWQPNGMAYTRDMENELEKILEEKSFKKAPWNEIGNLTTANPGREYIKKALEMVSLSKGYTVVVDAGNGAGALISPYLQRELGNKVISLNSHPSGYFIRELEPNAKSLEGLSKAVKVFKADVGIAHDGDADRIGVVDDEGNFVEYEVMLSLISAYMLRKFGKGRIITTVDAGFALDDYVKPLGGEVVRVKVGDVAVAEGIMRENAIFGGEPSGTWIMPQWNLTPDGIFAGALVLEMIDKRGPLSELAKEVPRYVTLRAKIPCPNEKKKKAMELIEKEALKRFSYKRLIDIDGVRIENDEWWILFRPSGTEPIMRITLEAHTKEKAEGLMKKAKEVVERAIREA, encoded by the coding sequence ATGGGGAAATATTTTGGCACAAGTGGAATAAGGGAAGTCGTTAATGAAAAGCTAACTCCAGAACTTGCTTTAAATGTTGGAAAGGCCTTAGGAACTTATTTAGGGGAAGGGAAAGTTGTTGTGGGAATGGATACTAGGACGAGCGGCGAAATGCTAAAAAACGCTATGATTTCAGGGTTGTTGAGTACTGGTATTGATGTGATTGATATTGGGGTCTCTCCCACTCCATTGACTGGTTTTGCTATTCGGCTTTATGGAGCAGATGCTGGGGTTACGATTACAGCTTCACATAATCCTCCACAATATAATGGTATTAAAGTATGGCAGCCAAATGGGATGGCCTATACAAGAGATATGGAAAATGAGCTTGAGAAGATCCTTGAAGAGAAGAGCTTTAAGAAAGCCCCTTGGAATGAGATTGGGAACTTAACAACAGCCAACCCTGGAAGAGAATACATAAAAAAAGCCCTTGAGATGGTTAGCCTTTCAAAGGGGTATACGGTTGTTGTTGATGCAGGTAATGGGGCAGGGGCGTTGATTTCTCCCTATCTCCAAAGAGAACTTGGGAATAAGGTTATCTCCCTTAACTCTCACCCAAGTGGATATTTCATAAGGGAACTTGAGCCGAATGCTAAAAGTCTTGAGGGACTTTCCAAGGCTGTTAAAGTTTTCAAGGCAGACGTCGGTATAGCCCATGATGGGGATGCGGATAGAATTGGGGTCGTAGATGACGAAGGTAACTTTGTGGAGTACGAGGTGATGCTCTCTCTTATAAGTGCATACATGCTTAGGAAGTTCGGAAAGGGCAGAATAATAACAACTGTAGATGCTGGCTTTGCTCTTGATGACTATGTTAAGCCTTTAGGTGGAGAGGTTGTTAGAGTTAAGGTTGGTGATGTTGCTGTTGCTGAGGGAATCATGAGAGAGAATGCCATCTTTGGAGGAGAGCCAAGCGGCACTTGGATAATGCCTCAATGGAACCTAACCCCCGATGGAATCTTCGCTGGGGCGTTGGTTTTGGAGATGATTGACAAGCGGGGGCCTTTGAGCGAGCTCGCGAAGGAAGTTCCAAGATATGTGACGCTTAGGGCAAAGATACCCTGCCCTAACGAGAAGAAGAAAAAAGCTATGGAGCTCATAGAAAAAGAAGCGCTCAAGAGATTCTCATACAAAAGACTCATTGATATTGATGGAGTAAGGATTGAGAACGACGAGTGGTGGATTCTCTTCAGGCCGAGTGGAACAGAGCCAATAATGCGCATAACTCTAGAAGCTCATACAAAGGAAAAAGCGGAGGGGCTCATGAAGAAGGCCAAAGAAGTTGTGGAGAGAGCGATAAGGGAAGCTTGA
- a CDS encoding BMP family protein, whose translation MKNRGLAVFLIGVLLFSVAVSGCIGGGEKTETETTTPQYAGKIAVVYDVGGRGDLSFNDMAYLGASKAAKEFNLELKEVQSNTESDYLPNLRSLAQTGEYNLIIAVGFMMTDAVTQVADEFPDQKFAIVDGFIPDKPNVVSILFKENEGSALIGALAALIAANDGKDKVGAVLGIEIPVLYKFEGGYRFGIKWAEDYYKQKTGNDVKIDLLYTYTGSFTDPAKGKTAAQAQLGQGAWVIYQIAGAVGLGVFDAVDEYLKSQGKEMGPPFAVGVDSAQDWIKPGVIIASMMKRVDVGVYKAVEMAIKGNWQGGIMELGLNEQGVGVSTIDAVKEMFNSLPEDTKQQKLKELGLASEDELFAKLEETRKQVPDWIWQAVAELEEKIKSGEIKVPMATTKDQIEAIRNAQTWQEMEDLAKQWESS comes from the coding sequence ATGAAGAATAGAGGATTAGCAGTATTTTTGATAGGAGTTTTGCTGTTTAGCGTTGCCGTAAGTGGGTGTATTGGTGGAGGAGAGAAGACAGAGACAGAAACAACCACTCCCCAATACGCAGGGAAGATTGCAGTAGTTTATGATGTTGGTGGAAGAGGTGACTTAAGCTTCAACGATATGGCCTACCTAGGTGCATCCAAAGCAGCAAAAGAATTTAACCTCGAGCTTAAGGAAGTACAAAGCAATACAGAATCAGACTATTTACCAAACCTCAGAAGCCTCGCCCAAACAGGAGAGTACAATCTCATAATAGCTGTTGGTTTTATGATGACCGATGCAGTAACACAGGTTGCAGATGAATTCCCAGACCAGAAGTTCGCTATCGTTGACGGATTCATTCCAGACAAACCAAATGTCGTAAGCATTCTATTTAAGGAAAATGAGGGGTCAGCCTTAATAGGGGCCCTTGCTGCTTTAATAGCTGCAAACGATGGAAAAGATAAAGTCGGCGCCGTTCTTGGTATCGAAATCCCAGTACTTTACAAATTCGAGGGTGGTTATAGATTCGGAATTAAGTGGGCCGAGGATTACTACAAACAAAAGACTGGAAACGATGTAAAGATAGACCTTCTTTACACTTACACAGGTTCATTCACAGACCCTGCAAAGGGTAAGACCGCAGCTCAAGCCCAACTCGGACAAGGAGCTTGGGTAATTTACCAAATAGCCGGGGCTGTTGGACTTGGTGTCTTCGATGCTGTTGATGAATATCTCAAGAGCCAAGGAAAAGAAATGGGGCCACCATTCGCTGTTGGTGTTGATTCAGCACAAGACTGGATTAAACCAGGCGTTATAATCGCCTCAATGATGAAAAGAGTGGACGTCGGTGTCTACAAGGCTGTTGAAATGGCCATTAAAGGCAACTGGCAAGGTGGAATAATGGAGCTTGGGCTTAATGAGCAAGGTGTTGGAGTAAGCACCATCGATGCAGTCAAAGAGATGTTTAACTCACTACCAGAAGACACCAAGCAGCAAAAACTCAAAGAACTAGGACTCGCTAGTGAAGACGAGCTCTTTGCTAAACTTGAAGAGACAAGAAAACAAGTTCCAGACTGGATATGGCAAGCCGTTGCAGAGCTTGAAGAGAAGATTAAAAGTGGAGAAATAAAGGTTCCCATGGCAACCACCAAAGATCAAATCGAAGCCATAAGAAATGCCCAAACATGGCAAGAAATGGAAGACTTAGCAAAACAATGGGAAAGCAGCTGA
- a CDS encoding flavodoxin family protein translates to MNTLIIYVSIHHRNTEKVAKVMAKTLEAELTKPWGITPKELLNYDLIGFGSGIYWWRHHWALLKLVDNLTRMEGKKAFIFSTAGMNIPWYNHRQLRRKLKEKGFQIVGEFSCRGWDTNGWLAKIGGINKGHPNERDLERARRFAEEVKVGLKD, encoded by the coding sequence ATGAATACTTTAATTATTTACGTTTCAATCCACCACAGAAATACTGAAAAAGTCGCAAAAGTCATGGCAAAAACTCTTGAAGCAGAACTCACAAAACCATGGGGAATAACGCCAAAAGAACTTTTAAATTACGATCTTATAGGATTTGGTTCTGGAATATACTGGTGGAGACATCACTGGGCTCTTCTAAAGCTTGTGGACAATCTTACAAGAATGGAAGGAAAGAAGGCTTTTATCTTCTCAACAGCTGGAATGAACATCCCTTGGTACAACCACAGACAACTGAGAAGAAAGCTGAAAGAGAAAGGCTTTCAAATTGTTGGAGAGTTCTCGTGTAGGGGCTGGGACACCAATGGATGGCTTGCCAAAATAGGTGGAATAAATAAAGGGCATCCAAATGAGAGGGATTTAGAGAGAGCGAGGAGGTTTGCTGAGGAGGTAAAAGTAGGTTTAAAAGATTAA
- a CDS encoding ABC transporter permease, whose product MMDAVISTLIGALTAMVPLVLTSVGAVVSERAGVVNIGYEGILLMSAFFGAIFAEITGNPWIGLLGGAFVGTLLGMLHGFITVYLKGDHVIPGIGVNLLALGIVAFGIPAYWGTAGQHQVPSNFRIEPLIKTAYGSLSPMVIITIVITVLTHWVLFRTPLGLRIRSVGENPEAADALGINVERYRFLATVYGATLAGLGGAFMSVDWLGTVTKQLSAGRGFIALANMVFSGWNPLRALLGGFIFGFFDNLSVWVRTTPAVQKVIPWQFVATLPYLVTLIIVAGIIGKVRVPKWDGKPYKRE is encoded by the coding sequence ATGATGGATGCAGTAATTTCAACCCTCATAGGAGCATTAACAGCAATGGTCCCCTTAGTGCTTACAAGTGTAGGAGCAGTGGTAAGCGAAAGAGCTGGTGTAGTAAATATCGGATATGAGGGAATACTGCTCATGAGCGCATTTTTTGGAGCTATTTTTGCCGAAATTACTGGGAATCCATGGATAGGACTCTTAGGAGGTGCATTTGTAGGTACACTCCTGGGAATGCTTCATGGATTTATAACAGTATATCTAAAAGGAGATCACGTTATACCAGGGATAGGTGTCAATCTGCTCGCATTAGGTATAGTAGCCTTTGGAATTCCTGCATATTGGGGAACAGCAGGTCAGCACCAAGTGCCTTCAAACTTTAGAATAGAACCCCTAATAAAAACTGCCTACGGAAGTTTAAGTCCAATGGTCATCATAACAATAGTAATTACTGTGCTGACCCATTGGGTGCTCTTTAGAACCCCATTAGGACTTAGAATACGATCTGTAGGTGAGAATCCAGAAGCAGCTGATGCGCTAGGTATTAACGTCGAACGTTATAGGTTTTTAGCCACAGTTTACGGAGCAACTCTTGCAGGCCTTGGAGGAGCTTTTATGAGTGTTGATTGGCTTGGTACAGTTACAAAACAGCTTTCCGCCGGAAGAGGTTTTATAGCATTAGCAAACATGGTATTCAGTGGATGGAATCCATTAAGGGCCCTTCTAGGAGGATTCATCTTTGGATTCTTTGACAACCTCTCAGTATGGGTCAGGACCACTCCAGCAGTCCAGAAAGTTATTCCGTGGCAATTCGTGGCAACACTCCCCTATCTGGTAACTCTGATCATAGTTGCAGGAATAATAGGAAAAGTAAGAGTTCCCAAGTGGGATGGAAAGCCTTACAAGAGAGAGTGA
- a CDS encoding metal ABC transporter solute-binding protein, Zn/Mn family, giving the protein MRKIIILLIFMLSLSSPVIAQEKPLVITSIAPIAEIIKEAFGESVQVEYLVPPGVDPHQYQLTPEQIEKIQRADVILTIGHLPAEEKIEEIEKEGILKGEVLGIEDYQKHGFHYLPERWYYNKNNPHGVWLDPYNALAIADAVKDVLSAFYPHESYFETQYSLFRAKIEGIILSYQAHNITGKRAIVELPSQQYAVEWMGMEVVSSIKPEEEVPARSVDELLEIAKTIDVIIYSEDSPNSLKDAAFELSRRSGVPVVEVSTTWVGKKYSEVLAQNSANILLAFKEPPYKEVPQSVSLNTTYILLSLIVGITLGTAIGVIIKK; this is encoded by the coding sequence ATGAGAAAGATAATAATACTTTTGATATTCATGCTTTCACTCTCTTCCCCTGTCATAGCCCAAGAAAAACCACTAGTAATCACAAGCATAGCTCCGATAGCAGAAATAATTAAAGAAGCCTTTGGAGAAAGTGTCCAAGTAGAATATCTTGTCCCTCCAGGGGTTGATCCACACCAGTACCAACTTACCCCGGAACAAATTGAAAAAATTCAGAGGGCTGATGTTATACTCACGATTGGCCACTTGCCAGCTGAAGAAAAAATAGAGGAGATTGAGAAAGAAGGAATCTTGAAGGGAGAAGTTTTGGGCATAGAAGATTATCAAAAGCATGGTTTTCATTATCTTCCTGAGAGGTGGTACTATAACAAAAATAACCCTCATGGAGTGTGGCTTGACCCATACAATGCTCTTGCAATTGCTGATGCGGTTAAAGATGTTTTGTCTGCTTTTTATCCTCATGAGAGTTATTTTGAGACCCAGTACTCTCTATTTAGAGCTAAGATAGAGGGCATAATTCTTTCTTATCAAGCTCACAACATAACGGGAAAAAGAGCAATAGTTGAACTTCCTTCTCAACAGTATGCAGTGGAATGGATGGGGATGGAAGTTGTAAGTTCAATAAAACCTGAAGAGGAAGTTCCGGCTAGGAGTGTGGATGAGCTTTTAGAAATAGCAAAAACTATTGATGTGATAATATACTCTGAGGATTCTCCTAACTCTTTAAAAGATGCTGCTTTTGAGCTTTCACGAAGAAGCGGAGTGCCAGTAGTTGAAGTGTCTACGACATGGGTAGGTAAGAAATATTCGGAAGTACTTGCCCAAAATTCTGCTAACATTCTCCTAGCCTTTAAGGAGCCTCCATATAAAGAAGTTCCTCAGTCTGTAAGCTTGAACACCACTTATATCCTTCTTTCGCTTATAGTGGGTATAACATTGGGGACAGCTATAGGCGTAATAATAAAGAAATAA